The genomic window agtttttattGTGTTGtgtgatgattttgtaaagtgatttttgttaaatattaattttaggattaaattatgaaaatgttaaaatattagggtttgatagtgaattttaagttttttagggACTGTATGAGGGCCTAGAATGTTTGGAAAGGTTATTTATTTGAGAAAATGagttaaattgatagattaactaattaagggattaaattgcaaaaattgtaaaagtttggggtaattgtataaattcaaaaaaataaaagggtattcaTTGTAAAATGGTTTGgaaataaaatatatgctaataaatgagtaattttatattctaGATCAAGATCTTGTAGATActagtgaaaaaggaaaaataacaaaatagttcctgaacttctacaattactacaatttagtccaagtaagttcgtacggttaaaatttaacatttgtataaattgattattagaattatgtatataatatatttttggaaatgaattattgtttgaattataatattgaattagaTATTCGATTTGAATTGAATGCGAGATTTGAGTACATTTGTGATTTGGTGTTTGACgggggtttggagtggagatggtattggagggagatatcgACATTTTTCCCAAGTAAATCggggttcaacatttgttgcgaactctcgtgttttactttctgtttggcgtAATTGGGTGGATCAACTCTTACGAGCTTCtattcagctcttatgagcttctgttcaactcttatgagcttctgttcagctttcGAGCTTCTGTTGGTGTATTCGGGAGCACTAGCTTTTATGAGCTTTTGTtgatgatgtactcttatccgtaagtcgttcttcgaatggaaaaatctcggtaaggtgatttatttaatggatttgaaagacatgttatttatttttgtattgatttgaatacaatatatttatcgattgaagttgtgaatGACAGAGAGTTGTCatgaatgatttttattatttgatttattatagttAATTCAATAAGATTTTTGTTTAACTCGTCGAACTTACTAGGCTTCATTAAACTtatttgtgttgtttaatgtcattgtagattTTTGGAAAGTTGGACGATCAGATTGGCATTCAAGTCATACTATCCAGTTTATCTTGGTAGTTTTTGAAATGTTcaatatggtttatatggcatgtataggcttttgtGTCGTTTTGGTCAAAGTTTgacttatgtaaatattatgaatgatattttgtttatataactaACTTACATATTGGTATGAGAATGAGGTATATTTGTGATGTTAGTAtgagtgatatatatatgtaattgaaTTGTGGTGAATTTTGGTAACTTTGTTAGGTAATTTGATTAGGTATTGTTTGGAAGagttgatgaaatgaaatgatgtTTGTTTTGTTGTGAAAATGTTACATACcattgagggtacattggttTAACACTATTTAGGTTGGTTTGACGTGTTTAAGGCTCGATTATTGTCATTTTGAATTGATATTTTTGATTGGTATTTGAGTTCTTAATatctaaaaaattatgaaatggtaaacttggattttaaggttcattttggggccacacggcctgagacatgggtgtgtgccttagccgtgtacAGCATACGGTTGTGCGACAtagctgtgtgtcccttgtaggtttaaAGCatacaagtcaggctgttacacgacctggcacacaggCGCGTGGCTTGGCCGTATGCCCGAAGTTAATGAGTTATATAGGTATGGAtacaggctaggacacggccgtgtgtccttattttgaatgtccacacggcctggccacatgaccgtgtgactccTGCAGCTcaaatttttcaacttttttctaaaaactttataatgtttctgatttagtctcgaactGTTTCTATAGTATTTTTAGGGCATCGAGGGCTCAATTAAGGGATATTATGAATGTATTTGtatgaaatttaattatgtttgtattaatatatgatttgaatgatttaataTTCTGATTATCCGATAATGttccgtaaccttgttccggcgatGGTTACTGTATAAGcccatttgcccgggcccaacaaacaaaacaaaacagaCCTTAAACAAACCCAAATTAAACCTAAACACCGGCCCAAAACCCGGGGCCCAAATACCCAACAGACCCAAACCCGAAGCCCAGTGTCTTAGCCCAGCAAGCTAACAgccaaactagggtttcagataGTCTGAAACCCTAGCGCCGCATATGCTGACTCTTGGCCTTCTACCAGTCGCCGCCACCGCCGCCGGACGTCCCATCTGCGTCCATCACCACCATGCCCACTTGCGCCGTCACCTGCAAACATATGACAAACAGAAACAGACCAAAGCAAGGAATGGgggatttcttttttctttcgaCTATAAAAGCCGATCATAGCAGAGAAGAAAggggctttttttttctttttttggagcGAACCTTTGTAACATAAAAACAAATcaatagaaagaaataaaaatttcaaggtgATTATCTTGATAGTCTCATTTTAAATTtcgcttttattttattttatttttattttcttatttttatatacgaaaataaaaaagggaaaaaggagaTAGAACCTCACCTAAATCGCCTCGCACCATCACCGGCAGTGGCCCTTTCGCCGTTGTCGGATTTAGGTTCGAAAAGGGGGCTaaagtttttcttttctatttatttctttCGGCGTCTGGAGTAAAGGGGTTTGGCCATTTGATACACCGTGAGGCAAGGGCTGAAAAGCCCGTTTTGGGCGTCTCCGACCACCGCGTATGGCGGGGCTGACGGTGGCGCATTTGGCCGGACCATGGCCGGAGATTTGAGAGAAAAGGGGAGGGGGTTTAagagtttttagtttttttttctgagaaaagaaaaatgagggttttttaaaaaaaacttggcttttatagcctttaccaaacggcaccgttttagcCCCCACGACCCGCGCGCGATCCGACCCGCTCCAAGGGGGTCCGCGCGCTTTCATGAAATGGGTTATTTGCGCACGCAATCCCTCCTATTTTCGGTGCATTACAATTCGgccctttttcattattttcttttatttttaatttagccccaTAATTTTGTTTtcgtttcaatttggtccatttCAGCGCAGCGTTTTGGGGCTTTGGTTTATTTACCCTGTTAGTCCCCCCTCTTTCAGCGCacgttacaatttagtcccttttgtttttttatttcgatttcgcCCCCTTTTTGGTTTTTACTTTGATTTAGTCCCCTTTTtagtattttcattattttcttcattattttaatatattatcatttattattattattactatttctattattattatattttattatttatcatattattatacGATAGTTTaaatatacatacatgtataatatcattatttcttttttttaaagacttatttaatatatataaatacctttttatatgtatatctatataacttttttctttttttctcacgaatatatgtatacatatttatatatatattttatacggtttcttttatatctatatctatatatatttatctttttttataacTCACatgtacattttttatatatattttttagatatgATATTTAAATGTATTTGCGCATCTTATTTATGTGTTACGGTTCATTATTTCGCATGTTATCGATCtatactttttctttattttattttagttattattgactgtattatttttatacttttgtattCGTTATGATATTATCATGCATATCAACAATATAATTAGTTTTCACATTCTTTACTATgactttgtgttttattttactcgaaataacaaaatttgttttttaaaaaatggcatttcgtgtttagattcgagaagatcgtaccctaacttactgggtttcgattttcacgataaatctaaatgcacgaatcttttcaaactcaaattttaaatgatctcgggattttaaaaaaaatcacgtCCTAagttactggtcgtgatctcatttttaagtccgagatggctaaaatgtcttttaaataagtaaaattttggcattcattcgcgtatcgggaatctgagacattgtgtcctaacttactgggtatgatGCTTTTTTCTCTATTAACATGAAATATGCCCcttttctcaaaaattttcaacatttcaatacaaggatcgtattttttaaaattcttcaaagttttcaattttcgacattaagacattaactaatcaactaggtaccaattttgggcgttatgagggtgctaatccttcctcgtacataatcgactcccgaacctgtttttctgaatttcgtggaccaaaaccgttgttttaataaaatcaaatcgtttattaaaaacaaccacttttcgaggtgatccaatcacacctcataaaaaagattggtggcggctcccgtttttgttttcatttttctaaacccaagtcgaccccttttttttcatcaaaaaaatagtgtcaacatACGGGTTAAggtgttacaaaaaaaaaataagcaCACTTGTATTTTTTTCAACAATACCAACTAAAtcaacaaaaattgaaatataaattatgCATAAAATATCCCAAGATAAGGTTTCACCACAGAACCTAGGTATAGTGTTCCATTGAATTCCAGAATTTCGCTTACGGAATTAAAAGTGAGCCCACCATTCCCGTCCAACTGCTTCAAAACCTTCCCATCTTGATCGTACTTTACCCCAATGGGATCAATGCTAAACCCAAGCCAATCAGTTTGAATGCTTTCTCTTCCCGTGTTTAGTGCAACCCAAAATTCTCCTTTCTCATTGCTTTTGATATTATCCGGGATTCTTGATAACTGCACTAACTGTTCTGGAACATAACCCTTTCCTCCgtcttgcaccttgaacttcaatATTCTCATTTTAATCGATTCTGCAACTAGAAGGAACGAATGGTCTTTGCTTAAAGCTACTCCGTTAGGAAATGCTAACCCTTTGTACATCACACTTACTTCCTTGGTCCGAGGATCATATTTAAGTAGCCTTCCACTTCTGTCAAAAGTTATGGCAGAAAACAATATCTGCCTACAACAAATCCAAAATGCTGGTTACTTCTTTTTACTACTACCATAACATCATGGGAAGGAATTGAAGAAGagaaactaaaatgaaaatttaaattttaaaattaagtaccTTCTTTGAAAAGTTTTACTACTATCAGTAAAATAAATCATCCCTGTATTAGTATCAATGTCTAAAGCATTTGTTAATTTGAATGGGATTCCATCAGCGGAAGTAGCAAGTTGTTGAGCTTTACCTCCATTCCTACCTACTACTAATAAACCGAAATAAGCATCAGCAATGTAAAGATCACAtgttttagaattaaattttaaacccaAAGCTCTTCCACATGTTGGTTCAAATTCCGGATTTGTTGACCCATCACACACCTTCCTATCCCTAACAAGACAAACAAAATATTAGTTAACAATTTTGAATATCCTTTTTTAGTAtctgtatttttatatatttacattttaaataaattatattggtCCCCATTAACTgtaattctttttattatatattaaatataattaagtttctcaaaatattaaatttttttttgtaattttatttataacttaATTGGGTTGTGTGATAAAAATAAATCACAAACATGTTAATTTTATTCCTTTAAATGTTAGTTTCTCATAGAACCTTATTGGTTGTTCGTTCTTTCTAAGAAACTAAAAAGACatcatctttgtttttttttaattatgataataattaataatattaaattgttttcttataattaataaaaattaaagatatgAGATTAACATTATGTATAAAAGGataatatcaaaatattgataatttaatttataatgtataaatttatttattaataatattttcattaCCAATATAATAATTGTTATcacttaaattaaattttagatccatattaaattacacttattttaaattaattcttaattaATGTTACAATTATATACCAATTAACGTTAATATTCagtattataaatatatctattaGCAAgacattttcattcaaaataatatataaagaattgttggaaaaataacattttaacattatttaatagggtttgttttcataaaaaaagtatgattattattattgttattggaTACTtgataactttattattatttgattttaatagtTTTTACATAATTGTGAATGTTGTTTACCATCATGTTGTGAAATATTATGTCAAAGACAATAAAGTATTAAAGTAATGATTCTTTGTAGGTGAAATTTTTActacaaattattttatttaagttcttAATATTTTACCATTgattattttccatttttattttcattacttttaaaatattattttattctctcaactgtttttcaataaatttttgttataaattaGACCCATtctcatttaattatcacatatatttttttaaagtttgtaaaGTATATTatctaataaatttaaaaaataaacacataaaattatgaattagtatttataaaaataataagaaaatgtaTAGTCTTGTAGTTGGCTTTAGACCtgctcatgggccgggtcgggTGCTCGCCCGAATAGTGGGAgggttttggataaaaatataggcttgaaaaatgggtttgggcaaaaaaaaaagacctatttagaaaacgggtcgggcctcAGGTAATGCTTTTTTAGCTTGGGCTCGGcccgaatatgcaaaaaaaaactgtagtttttttatagttttttattgctatttttttatttttcttttcactattttgctaccatttcactattatgttgttactattttgttgtcattgtataatttttgttttattgttaattttgttactattttagaggcatttgcttaataagttgcacttatcttaatgttaattaagtatacatattatttttaaatttattttcaatttttggggaaatatttattttaatatttttagtatttttgatgtattatatatattttaaaataatataaaaatttaatacggaCCGGGTTAGGTCGGGCtcgaattttaacatttttattcgggccaagtttgggtaaaattttaagctcatttttAAGCCAAACCGAACATAAGTCTAACAAGcaggcctaaaattttggttCAACCTGTCCTGACCTAGTCACACGTTCCGCAACAGTTAATTGGTTGATTTCTATTTGGTAGAGTGGGTATATTACTTTATGGTGCTAGAATAtccttttctttagtttccttcATAGATAAATATTTGTTACACTATTATGAgtctttaaaattattaattctcATTTTTTTCATCCAATTTTTCTTGTGAAACAAAAGCACAAGCGTTTCTAACTAACTAATGGTTGGATGGCAATTATTGGAAAacagaatatatatatttgctatcatagaatatatattaaataaaaatttattaaaatattaaaaattatattatacgCGTATGCGTATGAAAACTATGTATTTAAATCACAAgtgttttttacaaaaaaatcacaagcaaaatacaaaaataatgaaacataAGATTTAATAATAACACGTATGCAATATGTacgaaactaaaataaaaatatttttagttgtgagtaaatgaaatttaaataactaaatacatcaaattaagaatattaaatgtatTCCAATTATTTATCATGAGATTGTCATTTTTCTTGAGTTGGTATCGAGTTGATTTgcgacaccaactcaatcaacaatGTTATCAATATAAACAAATATCGCGGGTgaaataatttgtataataatattaaaatgcataaaaatatcaaaataaaattttgattggaataataaatttttttttacggatGTTAATGATACATGTTCAAATCTTAacattaatgatattttattattatttttgaaatgtataatattttattattttaaaaaaacaaaagtatCATTGTAATAGTACCAACCGCGTATATATTGGTTGtcctataaatatttttagattacTTTATATTGGTATAATTTTTTGATAGaatattatataatatgtatgttgattattatttattaaattttttaataatttcattataagttttgattatatttatttttaataaaatacttaaaattatgTATAgtccataaataggaagataatgtacTTCAACAAACTCAAATTTATATTCTCCTACATTAACAATAATATCCATTCTATTTGAACTAAAactcaatattaatttttttttgttatacaaGAGCTAACAAATCTTACATCATCCACCGAAGCAATGGCCCTCACAATTAACAATTGCATTTATAAAGGCAAACCGAGACCACCGATCAGAGTCTGACCAAATTTCACGTTTCGCGTTGTACTAGAAAACTGCCACTTACTAAGGAAAGAGAAGTCTAGCAAATGATAAGCTTACGTAGATG from Gossypium hirsutum isolate 1008001.06 chromosome D12, Gossypium_hirsutum_v2.1, whole genome shotgun sequence includes these protein-coding regions:
- the LOC107946342 gene encoding protein STRICTOSIDINE SYNTHASE-LIKE 10 — encoded protein: MFLLSIKFLIVAFFLSQNILQTCQQLPISKNFFQIELTQATGPESIAFDCKNEGPYVGVSDGRILKWQGSNLGWKEFAITSPNRDRKVCDGSTNPEFEPTCGRALGLKFNSKTCDLYIADAYFGLLVVGRNGGKAQQLATSADGIPFKLTNALDIDTNTGMIYFTDSSKTFQRRQILFSAITFDRSGRLLKYDPRTKEVSVMYKGLAFPNGVALSKDHSFLLVAESIKMRILKFKVQDGGKGYVPEQLVQLSRIPDNIKSNEKGEFWVALNTGRESIQTDWLGFSIDPIGVKYDQDGKVLKQLDGNGGLTFNSVSEILEFNGTLYLGSVVKPYLGIFYA